A DNA window from Lutra lutra chromosome 8, mLutLut1.2, whole genome shotgun sequence contains the following coding sequences:
- the LOC125107319 gene encoding olfactory receptor 9K2-like: MGDKGGDNHSEVTDFILVGIRVRPELHSLLFLLFLIVYGMVLLGNLSMIGITVTDPRLNTPMYFFLGNLSIIDLSYSTVIVPKATVNILSQRKTISFAGCVAPLFLYALFMVTEAFVLATMAYDRFIAICNPLLYTVRMSRSLCIQLVAGSYLCGWVSSILQISVTFSMSFCASRVIDHFYCDSNPIEKISCSNIFMNKMVSFSLAVLIILPTIVVIVVSYMYIVSAVLKIRSSEGRKKAFSTCSSHLGVVSLLYGTVSFVYLTPPCNPELRKVASVCYILFTPMLNPLIYSLRNKDIKAAMKKVLWKKKVVL; the protein is encoded by the coding sequence ATGGGTGACAAGGGCGGAGACAACCACTCAGAAGTGACTGACTTCATTCTTGTAGGCATCAGGGTCCGTCCAGAGCTCCACAGTCTCCTCTTCCTACTATTCCTGATTGTTTATGGGATGGTCCTTCTGGGGAACCTTAGCATGATTGGCATCACTGTGACTGATCCCCGGCTGAACACACCAATGTATTTCTTCCTAGGCAATCTCTCCATCATTGACCTCTCCTACTCCACTGTGATTGTACCTAAAGCCACGGTCAACATCCTGTCTCAGAGAAAGACCATATCTTTTGCAGGTTGTGTGGCTCCGCTATTTCTTTATGCACTCTTCATGGTCACAGAGGCTTTTGTCCTGGCAaccatggcctatgaccgcttcATTGCCATCTGCAACCCACTCCTCTACACTGTCCGCATGTCAAGAAGCCTCTGTATCCAGTTGGTGGCTGGTTCCTATCTCTGTGGCTGGGTCAGTTCCATCCTTCAAATCAGTGTAACCTTCTCAATGTCTTTCTGTGCTTCCCGAGTCATTGATCACTTCTACTGTGATTCCAACCCAATTGAGAAGATCTCCTGTTCCAATATCTTTATGAATAAGATGGTGTCATTTAGTCTGGCTGTGCTCATTATTTTGCCCACAATAGTTGTTATTGTGGTATCTTATATGTATATTGTGTCTGCAGTCTTAAAAATCCGCTCCagtgaagggaggaagaaagcctTCTCCACTTGCAGCTCCCACTTGGGGGTTGTAAGTTTGCTCTATGGGACTGTCTCCTTTGTCTACCTCACACCTCCATGTAACCCTGAACTTCGTAAAGTGGCTTCAGTGTGTTACATTTTGTTCACACCTATGCTGAACCCTTTAATCTACTCTCTAAGAAACAAGGATATTAAAGCTGCCATGAAAAAAGTCCTATGGAAGAAAAAAGTTGTACTTTAA
- the LOC125107320 gene encoding olfactory receptor 9K2-like, with amino-acid sequence MVDRGTSNLSEVTDFILVGFRVRPELHILLFLLFLLVYAMILLGNVGMMTIIMTYPRLNTPMYFFLGNLSFIDLFYSSVIAPKAMVNFWSESKSISFAGCVTQLFLFALFIVAEAFLLAAMAYDRFIAICNPLLYSVQMSTHLCIQLVAGSYFCGCISSILLTSVTFTLSFCASRAIDHFYCDYRPLQRISCSDLYLHKIVSFFLCSIIILPTIIVIMVSYMYIVSTVLKIRSTEGRKKAFSTCSSHLGVVSVLYGAIIFMYVIPDRFPELSKVASLCYTLVTPMLNPLIYSLRNKDVKEALRKILGKKIFLFNSILTMI; translated from the coding sequence ATGGTTGACAGGGGAACAAGCAATCTCTCAGAAGTGACTGACTTCATTCTTGTAGGCTTCAGGGTCCGCCCAGAACTCCacattctcctcttcctgctctttctgcTTGTGTATGCCATGATCCTTCTAGGGAATGTGGGGATGATGACCATTATTATGACTTATCCCCGGCTGAACACACCAATGTATTTCTTCCTAGGCAACCTCTccttcattgatctcttctattCTTCTGTTATTGCACCCAAGGCTATGGTCAACTTCTGGTCTGAGAGCAAGTCCATCTCCTTTGCAGGCTGTGTGACCCAGCTCTTCCTCTTTGCCTTGTTCATTGTGGCTGAGGCATTTCTCCTGGCAGCCATGGCTTATGACCGCTTCATTGCCATCTGCAACCCACTCCTCTACTCTGTCCAGATGTCAACTCATCTCTGCATTCAGTTGGTAGCTGGTTCCTATTTTTGTGGCTGCATCAGCTCTATTCTTTTGACCAGTGTGACGTTCACTTTGTCCTTTTGTGCTTCCCGAGCTATCGACCACTTCTACTGTGATTACCGTCCACTTCAAAGGATTTCTTGTTCTGATCTCTACCTACATAAgatagtttcctttttcttatgcAGCATTATTATTTTGCCTACCATAATTGTCATTATGGTGTCCTATATGTATATTGTGTCCACGGTTCTAAAGATAAGATCCACTGAAGGACGTAAGAAAGCCTTCTCCACTTGCAGCTCTCACCTAGGTGTTGTGAGTGTACTGTATGGTGCCATCATTTTTATGTATGTCATCCCTGACAGATTTCCTGAGCTGAGTAAAGTGGCTTCCTTATGTTACACCTTAGTCACTCCCATGTTGAATCCTTTGATTTACTCCCTCAGAAACAAAGATGTCAAAGAAGCTCTGAGAaagattctggggaaaaaaatatttttatttaattctatctTAACAATGATATAA